The genomic stretch aactgtttttgtcataaattttctttggcgGTGTGGGGGGGGCGAAGGAAtgcaaaaagtttgagaaccacttctGTATGCTACGATTATGCCTTCCTGTGTGCAGAATTGATGCTCTTGAAGCATCCTCTATGGGAATCCTCGCTCGATCGCAATGGATAGTTCATAACAAAGAGAATAGATTCGCCCTGTGTTCAGCACATTGTATTGGATTCATCTAAAGGCTTACtaagactttataaaatcagatttttaaaaTAGCCTACAGTTATCATGGGTGTGCGTTTGTGAGTTACGCGTTTCATCTGTCCACTTAACCAGTGTGAGTAAGTTAGAGTttctgtgaacttaaatatctttaaatgtgcattgGTTCCTTCACATGAAGTTATAGAGTATATTACGAAGACTTTAAATATAGTGCATACAAATGTTTATGGTGCttgcttttataatactttgtccTTTTAATCGCTTGTTAGTAACAACTACGGGTAACGCATAGTATCGTAAGTTGGATCGGTCCTGTATGTTCGAtatccgatccagcaaaaaGGGCCCTGATCGCCCTGATATCGGatcagtgcatccctaattaaaaGGTAaagtgacaaccgaatttaGCTGCAGTGTAAAAGGGGTCTGTGTGTCCACGAAACACGAAactgtgatgattgacacagcaGTAACCATAGCAACATTTAGCATTTGTGTGTTTATCATCCATTCTTTTGATCAAAGTAGTATTTAAGCAACAAAAGACtcattttgttttgtaattTTAAGAAATCCACCATTTTCAGGGGCGTTGTGTgctttatatgtttatatgttcAGTCTGGATCTTAAAATGGGAAAGATCTTAATTCAGATCATGGATGGTGATTTTCTTTTATAAAGATTGTGTAATGCCCACTCCTTCACTTAAGTGTAGCCTGCGTGTTGGCCTTTTCGATATGTGGAATGAGATTTGGtttatttaaactgtttttGATGAATTATTCGATGCAGGCCTAATGTTGAATTTGTTTCTGTTTATGATCTAAAACAGCATGTTGTCTTAAAGTATGATCTTGACCAGATTCATTAGAActaatactgtatgtttatgtgtgtgGAACTGTCGACGGTAATAACTTCATTTCAATCTTTTGATGGCTGGTATTTCTTTAATCACTGCGATTTGTGTGTTGTTTTATCTTTGGTTTTACAGATTGGAATCATGCCACTTTTCTCCTGCTGGTTCTGCAGTTTCGCCTATCGAAGACGCAACCATGCCCAGAAGCTCTCTCAATGCCAATCGGGACCTGGGTTTCTGGTGCCCTCTTCAACTGAAGACTCGCCCGAGTCAGGGCGGCTCTTTTCTCGGGGCTCAAGACTGCGCGCCTCCATGTGACAACATGTACCTGAAAGCACATGAAGTTCACTTTGCTAAGACCTTCATTGGCGTGTGCTCTGCTGTGTGCTTGTGTGCGACCCTCTTTACTTTTTTAACCTTCCTCATTGATGTGAAGAGATTTCGCTACCCCGAGCGGCCCATTATCTTCTACGCCGTTTGCTACAGTTTCGTCTCTTTAATCTATTTCGTTGGTTTTCTGTTGGGTAACCAGGTCGCCTGTAACAAGCCTAGCATGCCGGGGCGCGTGTCGACTGTGGTACTGGGCACCCAGAACCGCGGCTGCTCGCTACTCTTTATGCTGCTGTATTTCTTTTCGACCGCAGGAATGGTGTGGTGGGTCATTCTGACCATCACGTGGTTTCTAGCGGCGGGGCCCAAGTGGAGCTGCGAAGCCATTGAGAAAAAGGCAGTGTGGTTCCACACGGTCGCCTGGGGACTTCCTGGAGCGCTCACGATCACGCTGTTGGCGCTGAACAAAGTTGAGGGAGACAGCATCAGCGGCGTGTGTTTCGTCGGCTTGTACGACCTGCCGGCGCTGCGCTGGTTTGTTGTGGCTCCTCTGGCAGTGGGGGTGCTGGCCGGCCTCTCGCTGCTTCTGGCGGGAATCGTGTCTCTCAACCACGTGCGTCAGGTGATCCAGCACGACGAACGGAACCAGGAGAAGCTGAAGAAGTTCATGATCCGCATCGGAGTGTTCAGCGGTCTGTATCTTCTGCCTCTGCTAATGCTGCTCGGCTGCTACCTGTACGAACAGGCTCGCCGTGGCACCTGGGAGAATACCTGGATCAATGAGCGCTGTCAGGAATATGGCATCCCCTGCTCCTACAGCGTAAGATATTCAAGCTGCCTTACAGATGCTGAGTATATCCAAGCGTCTAGTTCTTTGTTGAATGttctttctgttttgtttgtagAGGACTGATGCGGACCGTCCTGAGCTCTCGCTGCTTCTCATGAAGTATCTCATGACGCTGATTGTGGGAATATCAGCTGTGTTTTGGGTGAGCAGTAAGAAAACCTGCTCAGAGTGGGCATCATTCTTCACCAGAACTCGCAAAAAAGAGTAAGACCCATGTGTTAGGGTTATAACACATCACATATTTATATCATTATAGTCTACAGTAGAATTGATGCGAAAGATGATAGCTTGCTACTTTAGAAACCTGTGTGTGCTGTTTAAACTAAAAATGGCAAACGTGTTGTCTGTATTTGTATTCCCACCTAATACTGGGACACAGTACATCCACAGAGGGCAGCAGAAATCACTGGCAAAGATATTAACCTtctaagacctggatgtccacaccatatttttttgttgcttgcaccataatacttaattctgtgtaactggaacctgtcgtacacaaatgtggacaattacactgcttcatgttcacagaaaaatatttggtttatTAGTTCCTCCTAACCCAAAAATAGCTGGAACAAATcttaaaaaagacaaaccaaagctcgggtcttaggaggttaaagggatagttcactttaaaatgaaaattctgtcatcatgtactcatcttcatgttgttttaaacctgtttgaatttcttttatctgatgaacacaaaagaagatattttgagaaatgatggtaaacccacagcagataatgaccattgacttccatagtaggaataaaaatatatgatggaatttaatgggtactgccaactgtgtgcttgccatcatttatcaaaatattttcttcatttatcacaatacttccaaaatattttgaaagtcaatggtcactattttctgtgtgcttgccatcatttctcaaaatatcttcttttgtgttcatcagataaaagaaattcatacaggtttagaacaacagtaaatgatgacagaattttccttttatagtgaactatccctttaaacatgtTTCTAAAACATGTTGAAAATGGAGGAAATGTGTaatagttttgttttttatacttCAGTCCCATCAGTGAAAGTCGTCGTGTTCTGCAAGAGTCCTGCGAGTTCTTCCTCAAACACAACAGCCGCGTGCAACACAAATCAAAGCACTACAACCCATCCTCGCATAAACTCAAGGTCATCTCCAAGTCCATGGGCACCAGCACAGGCGTTCCTACACCTGTGGCCAGTAACCATGACAACACACCCGTGTCTAAGGCCATCAGCCAGAACCTCTCAGATCGCCATCATTCCTCCGAGACGTCTGCAAGAGAACGTGCCGAGCCGACGCCGGCCGAGAGATGCGGTTCCAGTCAGGTCATCAGCCGCGCCGAAAGCCTCCGCAGGTTCTTATATGAAACTGAATTGATTTATTTGATGTTGTAGCATCTTTGTTTAATTAATTCCAGTAGAACATTATCTCAACTGGCAATAACATCACTAACAGTTTTTACTTGATGTATATAAACCTTTacttttattcacttttttCAAATCGGACCCAGGCTGCTTTCATATGTGGTCCTAAATCGGACATGTATCTAATGTGTTGCAGTGGGACTTTagtcttaaaggtgcaattcgtaagatatttgcagtgaaatacctgttgtacacaaacgtggacactTACACTGCTTCcaatatttattggttcttcctaaccacaaatctaaaatgcaagccaaaccaaagctcgggtttTAGGAGGTTAAGGTATACTGACTGTTATTATCTCAGGATCATGTACTGTAGACTTGAGAATGTTATGCGCTCCTGTTCTGGGCCAAGAGTAAACATTGCTCCCTTACatcatactgtatttgtataaaCATGTGATTGCATCACTTACTAATGCTGATCGTTGGAAGTTCTATACAAATAATGGGAAACATGGATACTTCTACCTGACATGTGCAGGGATACTAAAAAGTGATGCATTTTGGTAACATATACAGTAACATACAAGCATGTGATCCATAAAGCTGAAACTAAACCCAGAAATGTCCTTGAATCTACACATTATTGTATGTAATGAATCACTCCATTCATTCAGTGATTTTTGTTTGTGTAAGTGTCTGATGATGATCTCAACAGGTGTTTGGTACTTTGTCCTGCTCTGTTTTAACACACCTGCTCTTCTTCTATTGCTGTTTTGAAGGATGACGGTGAAAGAGAGTTTGCTGGAGACTGGACAATGCCCCGCTCATAGCATCAACTCCCAATGAAATCCCAGAATGGCTGTAACGTCCGGTTGGGACTCATTCTCTGTGGTTACTCTTGATCTGTCTATGCAGCATTGGAAGAGTGACTGAAATTCCTGTTATGCGTTCATGCAGTTGAAATCTTGACGGTAGAATCCCTTTTTTAGACTTTCAGCTTTATAAGGACAACATCAACTTGTCTGCATTTCTGGAGCGGCAGGTTAGGTATTGCACATTCCTTACCTTTTTCATCACTGGAAATTAGTCGTTACACTGGATTTTGGCCTAAACAACAAGAACTGAAGCCACTGGAAAGGATTTGTGCTTGGTTTAAAGTTGTATATGATTCTTGAAATGCATGAAAAAGTGGAAAAAGTTGGACGGAGTACAAGTGTACGGAGTCATTTGCTTACATTTGTACAagaaatttaaaatgatcaaAGCTCAGAAAGTCATGTTTCTCCAGGCTTGTACCCAAATTAGTCTTACGCATTTGCAAAAGAGCTTTTTTGAGCTTAAAATATCTCATTGCACGCACAAAAAAGTGTCAAACAACTAATTGACAGGTAGTTTTTAAATGCATCTCAAATATGTTCAGTGCACGGCTGCATGAAAGTCCTAaagctaagaaatcccttaGATATAAGGTTAAGGATATCCTCCAAAGGAGTGAATTCCTGATATCTGCCTCCTTTTACTTACAGCCTTTTGAATACTTTTTAATCAGATCAATATTTATCATCCCAGAAATTCAAGTGATTTAAGTAAATTCTTCATGCTTATATGAAATAAGCCTGTTTCTCAGTGTTAAAATCACaagtaaaacaattatttcttgCCATATAAATATAACTGTGCATTCTGTGAGAGAGCACTTTTTATCATAATGTTTTATTACACTTTCCAAACAAACTGTGCTCTGAGGAAGGTTGAACTAAAGATGGTAAGATTCTGTGCCTAAACTTGAACTGCTTGCTCTCATAATGTTACTTGGACTAGATGTGTTCTGAACTGTGTACTGTACGTCCATACGTGTGGAAGTTTATCTATAGGTCATCCACTCAGAATCATGAAGTTTGGCATAATGACGGCGTTTTTAGGGCTGCCCTCGACCAAAGATTTTCCTAGTCGATTAGTAGTCGTTCATTTTCGCTATTATTCTACTAATTGCACGTTTATGATactcatttattatttaaatatatacacgGTGGAGGGGCATCTGATTTGAACGTTGTGTGTAATATTTCTaacattattttatgttacagaGACATACTGAACCATAATAAGCCTTTGAAATATAAATTAAGCGCTCATGTTTAATAAATGCAAAGTATTACCATCAGTTACAATGTACAGCTTACGCTCAATTCAAATGAAATTAGTTTTAACTGGTGACCTCTAGTCATTTTTATAATTGCGGAGGTTGTCTGTGATCTTAGCCATGTCTCTAATTTTTCAAGTAAAAATTCTCCCGCAAGTGACCTACCATATTTCGTCGAACGCCGAGGTCCTGTGATCATTTAAGTACTTTAGTGTGAATCTGCCTCTCTGTAATTTGGCCAGGATTTGGCAGGTTCACATATAATTGAACTGCTGCCACGCTAGTGAAATTTTATGGGTGTCGCTGGTGATGGGTAAAaccattttgaggggcaggagGGATTTTAAATCTGCGATTTCTGCTTGAGAGGAGTTTGGTGCGGGTCTCCTTGGCCTTCAACATGTAGGCTATGAActtaaaatatacttataaaatATTATCTGATTTATAAATGGCAATGGGGGTGGCAAGACTGTATCCCAGGGGTGGCAGCTGCCACCCCATAGATTCGCCCCTGCTTAACTCTCCTAACCTCGATAAGAAAAAGACTAAGTGTTCACTTAAGGAACCATAAGTTCTGCTATGCGTTGCTACAAAGTCCTAGTACCCATTTCAAATTAAGGGACTATAtataacaggtcccttaacgtcacacgcgatgtctgattttatggttatttaagaaaagTAAGTAGCAACACACACTTCTAACGATCAAAATAATCCCTTAGAAAAAAAGTTATGCACGTTTTTTAGGAGAATATCGGTTTGATCGTCAGTCAATCCAAAGTTTTAATTACTTTGAAGATTTATACATGCAGTACTTTACGGTTTGTTATTTGTGAaatttcattgtacacaaattTGGTAACTATAGAAACCACTTTTCCAAAATGCTTAGTATAAACACCAATAAGGGTGAGAGTTAAAACGTTTGTTGCAACAAtcttaaagaaattatttgTCCCCCTCAGAAAACCCTCACTTAAGGattttcatgcaaccgggcacaggtctgggatttttgcttatccaaagtaacttacagtatgttgaagatatatacattttttttatcccTAATCCTAGGGGATTCAAACCTTGTaatgctaatgcaatgctccacCATTGCTACAGGAACACATTTGTATATGGACTTTACTTTCTGCACAAGGACATTGTCATGCTGGAACAGAAAATGATCTTTCCAACAAAGTTGCCTAGAATGTGTTAAACCATATAATTTATGTTAACACTGCCTGCCTGTTTTAATGAGTTACACAAAAAGAAATGTAAAGTACGTATAAAAGagattaaatgtaatatatcTCAATTAATAGATTTGAATTGTTGTAGTTAATGATGTATGTTCATATTGTGTACTGAATCGTGCAAGTCAAATACTGCTGTAGACTTGTGATGTATTTTACAATATTTCAATTGTAATTTTTAACGCTTTTGTCAATATATGTTTGGTTCTGTGTCCATCAAATTCAGAATGTAGTGCTTTTTTTGCAAATGCTGAAGTGTTACTGTGATCTTTGTTCACCGTCTGTATTTCAATATCTTTAAATAAAGCTGTCATTATGTTTtagaaatcacaaaaaaatgaatcaAACTTTTGTGGAATTTATTAGAGAAAAGGgaattaattttgacaaatGGTGTATTGCTAGCAAAGTTGATGATTTTAATTTACTACATTATTTAATCTTGTTTGCCATGGCATGTGATTGTTTACCTGAACGAACAGAAAGAAACATCTCTCTCGCAGACAGCAGTCTTGGTGTTATACGAGTTCACGCTAACGCACAAAAATGATTTATCTTCAGCACGCACTGAAAAGACCTTGTTTGCCTAGTCCCCAAAAAATCCAAAAACCAGCGTCCTTGAGAGGTAAGGGAATGTTTTTACTGTCATAAGCAAGGGACTTGTCATTGCTGATTGTGGTGCATTAAAGCTTTAGCCTAAAGGTGTTGGTTTTGTAAACACTTGATACATATTTTAAGCCTGAAATTAAATACGTCAGGAACATTAAACATCAATTcgcatgaaaataaaataaaaaaattatgtgacatGGGCAAAATTCCTGAAAAAGATTAATCCACAGAATATTTCCTTATCAgggaacatgtttttaaatgttttaaagtcgccatgaaactgAAGTAACGATTGTCTTTTtcccccgtggtgacgtatatccgagtgaacccggcatctgaaataaaataaggcagggctggactTGAATCTGTGCTTCGAGAACtgattggattgtttgaagttgggtcgtattgctaatcgctgcgatcttttCTGGTCAccacccacctgccataccatatcaccgaaagtaaagagagatcgctttgaggaggggaggagatttgcattttgatcaaagattatgagggcacattattttttttaaataatgaagttcatttgttaaaaaaatatcacaatattccaaataaaaaaatttcgACAGGGGCGGAGCCAGACATTGTAGACATTGGGGGCTTAGCCCAAATCGAGGGGTTCCAAGGCATGGTCCCCTGAGGATATTTTTCCCCCCATTTATGGCAGCTTTATATATTCTTTAAAACCGCTTTTACAAAGATGTTACCCTGACCCATTGACAAAAAATGCCAATatccaaatacatttttttgcacattttcaaATATCTTTATCTTCTTTACTATACTTTTCTGTATAGACTCCGCAGATGCGAGAATAATAGATGCCGTTTCTCTGTCATCTAAGAGGATTTCTTTACTCTCTTGTGTATTGAGGATATCAGAAACTGTTGGTGTACTATCTACAACTTCACAAAATAGAGGAAACACAatcttataataaactacaatttaaaatgtaaaacatatgAACATATCGGATGTCTCATTTGATCTCTGATGTATTAAGTGACGTACGAAGAACGGACCAGTTATACTGACATCCCtatttttgagcattttctAAAAAATGACAAACCCAAATTAAAACCTCTGCAGCTCTTAAACTGGGCACCGGGGCCCCCAGGAGGGGGGGAGGgggcgcgagatggtgccagggaacattttataaaatacattcatttatcatgaattctgtctaattaaacctaaaaaaataagcttactaaccaacagcacaactgtatagtttaatatg from Misgurnus anguillicaudatus chromosome 10, ASM2758022v2, whole genome shotgun sequence encodes the following:
- the fzd6 gene encoding frizzled-6; this encodes MWILLCLSFISVMTDSCTSHSSFTCEPVRVQWCHGMPYNSTFFPNMLEHYDQDIAASMMKPFMPLANLRCSPDVHLFLCQSFVPECTEHTHVLRPCRELCERVVSDCSRDMLTFGISWPLELQCDRLESCHFSPAGSAVSPIEDATMPRSSLNANRDLGFWCPLQLKTRPSQGGSFLGAQDCAPPCDNMYLKAHEVHFAKTFIGVCSAVCLCATLFTFLTFLIDVKRFRYPERPIIFYAVCYSFVSLIYFVGFLLGNQVACNKPSMPGRVSTVVLGTQNRGCSLLFMLLYFFSTAGMVWWVILTITWFLAAGPKWSCEAIEKKAVWFHTVAWGLPGALTITLLALNKVEGDSISGVCFVGLYDLPALRWFVVAPLAVGVLAGLSLLLAGIVSLNHVRQVIQHDERNQEKLKKFMIRIGVFSGLYLLPLLMLLGCYLYEQARRGTWENTWINERCQEYGIPCSYSRTDADRPELSLLLMKYLMTLIVGISAVFWVSSKKTCSEWASFFTRTRKKDPISESRRVLQESCEFFLKHNSRVQHKSKHYNPSSHKLKVISKSMGTSTGVPTPVASNHDNTPVSKAISQNLSDRHHSSETSARERAEPTPAERCGSSQVISRAESLRRMTVKESLLETGQCPAHSINSQ